A single window of Candidatus Falkowbacteria bacterium DNA harbors:
- a CDS encoding radical SAM protein: protein MRKRDLMFDLIIYNRALKRFISFILSREFIVNSKIYQAKYQKEIKKKIEKFAKKPHRVMIENTNACNANCSFCPHGKMQRKVGFMSLDLYKKIIDQCARNSIDYVTVYGFGEPLMDKDFIERIQYAKQAGLKRVTTNTNASLLNSDKARELLESGIDEVYISFDAASEETYKKIRCNLDFNSTKKNILNFVRLRNDKNSTTKIYLSFVESDDNKHEVKRYIQEWKGLVDGVSVSLIHNWTGDIESKEFIYKKSLLRDPCRLLWMDMVINWDGKVPLCCNDYEAKVELGDINSQTIMEVWGGQRLELIRQNHLKKEFGHIPICVNCQYNFHYKSPWWVSK from the coding sequence ATGCGTAAACGTGATTTAATGTTTGATTTAATAATATATAATAGAGCCTTGAAAAGGTTTATATCTTTTATTTTGTCTCGTGAATTTATTGTAAATAGTAAAATCTATCAGGCTAAGTATCAAAAGGAAATAAAAAAGAAAATAGAAAAGTTTGCAAAGAAACCTCATCGAGTGATGATTGAAAATACTAATGCTTGCAATGCTAACTGTTCGTTTTGCCCACACGGAAAAATGCAAAGAAAGGTTGGCTTTATGTCTCTGGATTTGTATAAAAAGATTATTGATCAATGTGCAAGGAACAGTATTGATTATGTAACTGTGTATGGTTTTGGCGAACCATTAATGGATAAGGATTTTATTGAAAGAATTCAATATGCCAAACAAGCAGGTTTGAAAAGAGTAACAACCAATACTAATGCTTCATTATTAAACTCTGATAAAGCTAGAGAGTTGCTTGAATCTGGCATTGATGAAGTTTATATCTCCTTTGATGCTGCTAGTGAAGAAACTTACAAAAAGATAAGATGCAATCTGGATTTTAATAGCACAAAGAAAAATATTTTGAATTTTGTGCGGCTTCGTAATGATAAAAACTCTACAACAAAAATATATTTAAGTTTTGTGGAAAGTGATGATAATAAACATGAAGTGAAAAGGTATATTCAGGAATGGAAAGGTTTGGTTGATGGTGTTTCAGTTTCATTGATTCACAATTGGACTGGTGATATTGAGAGTAAAGAATTTATTTACAAAAAAAGTTTGCTACGAGATCCTTGTCGGTTGCTTTGGATGGATATGGTTATTAATTGGGATGGCAAAGTACCACTTTGTTGTAATGATTATGAAGCTAAAGTTGAGTTAGGTGATATTAACAGTCAAACGATCATGGAAGTTTGGGGAGGACAAAGATTAGAATTGATTAGACAAAATCATCTTAAAAAAGAGTTTGGACATATTCCAATATGTGTTAATTGTCAGTATAATTTTCATTACAAATCACCGTGGTGGGTTAGTAAGTAG
- a CDS encoding glycosyltransferase produces the protein MFVSAIITTKNEEKHIENCLRSIRDQTYPKHLIEIIVVDNNSDDKTAAIAKQYTEKVFNQGPERSAQRNFGVDQSRGEYFMYLDADMILRPEVITECVELIKKDTAIVGLYVPEVVMGDKFLSQIRRFERSFYDGTVVDCARFIKKQTFQEVGGFDLNFTGPEDWDLDKKLRQKGKTALIKTALDHNESEIELKSYLQKKGYYAKSFDKYIAKWGMTDPDLQKQLGLYYRFLGIFIEKGKWKKLLIKPISTLGMYGLRFLVGLKFIFRHKKTNNMESKEPKKVLILSPFLLPNTGGVETHIADLQSYLLKQNWQVTIITYKPLTTRVKAKFKETAENLTIYRIPWFGKTLFHRFEKFAPLQFAYLVPGLLVFTFFYRLFAGKKAKWQVIHAHGFAAAFCANLLSRLFKVRLIGSMHAIYGFGKGWLTKVCHWILKRFTMVFCLEEPSRQDLLKAKLPAEILDIYIQWCDQDNFKPYNKQEARKQIGIPDRFTITFVGRLIEKKGAKVLLDIAKEEIDINFVFVGDGPMEEEIKELGKKQSNIFAVGRKSPEEVPPYYGSADAVALPSQYEEGFARVVLETFSSGRPLISSNRGCLPFMITPEVGFLIDPSLENVKEKILYLKNNKEELDRLTANCRPYAEERFSEQNGAHIEKAYYE, from the coding sequence ATGTTTGTCTCAGCTATAATCACAACCAAGAATGAAGAAAAACATATTGAGAACTGTCTTCGTTCAATAAGAGATCAAACTTATCCCAAGCATTTAATTGAAATTATTGTGGTTGATAATAATTCTGATGATAAAACCGCTGCAATTGCGAAACAGTACACTGAAAAAGTTTTTAATCAAGGTCCAGAACGATCAGCGCAGCGAAATTTTGGTGTTGATCAGTCCAGAGGTGAGTATTTTATGTATTTGGATGCTGATATGATCCTTCGACCAGAAGTAATTACAGAATGTGTCGAGTTAATAAAAAAAGATACGGCAATTGTTGGTTTGTATGTGCCTGAGGTTGTTATGGGTGATAAGTTCCTAAGTCAAATCAGGCGATTTGAAAGAAGTTTTTATGATGGTACAGTTGTTGACTGTGCAAGATTTATAAAAAAACAAACTTTTCAAGAAGTTGGTGGTTTTGATCTGAACTTCACAGGACCAGAAGATTGGGATTTGGATAAAAAACTTCGACAAAAAGGAAAAACAGCTCTGATTAAAACAGCACTTGATCATAATGAGTCAGAAATAGAATTAAAAAGTTATTTACAGAAAAAGGGGTATTATGCAAAAAGTTTTGATAAATATATTGCCAAGTGGGGGATGACTGATCCTGATTTGCAAAAACAGCTCGGTTTGTACTATCGGTTCTTGGGGATTTTTATTGAAAAAGGGAAATGGAAAAAGTTATTGATTAAGCCGATTTCAACTTTGGGAATGTATGGATTGCGCTTTTTAGTTGGACTTAAATTTATTTTCAGACATAAAAAAACAAATAATATGGAATCAAAAGAGCCAAAAAAAGTATTAATTTTATCACCATTTTTATTGCCAAATACTGGTGGTGTGGAAACTCATATTGCAGATTTGCAAAGTTATCTTCTTAAACAGAATTGGCAAGTGACAATTATTACTTATAAACCTCTGACAACCAGAGTCAAAGCAAAATTCAAAGAAACTGCTGAAAATTTAACGATTTATCGTATCCCATGGTTTGGCAAAACTCTTTTTCATCGATTTGAAAAGTTTGCCCCGCTACAATTTGCTTATTTAGTACCAGGACTGCTTGTGTTTACTTTTTTCTATCGATTGTTTGCAGGTAAAAAAGCCAAATGGCAAGTGATCCATGCTCATGGTTTTGCAGCAGCGTTTTGTGCCAATTTATTATCTCGACTTTTCAAAGTTCGCTTGATTGGTAGTATGCATGCGATTTATGGTTTTGGAAAAGGATGGTTAACAAAGGTTTGTCATTGGATTTTGAAAAGATTTACTATGGTTTTCTGTTTGGAAGAACCATCTCGTCAGGATTTACTAAAAGCCAAATTACCGGCTGAAATTTTGGATATATATATTCAATGGTGTGATCAGGATAATTTCAAACCTTACAATAAACAAGAAGCTAGAAAACAGATTGGTATTCCTGATCGATTTACAATAACCTTTGTTGGTCGTTTGATTGAAAAGAAAGGTGCAAAGGTTTTGCTTGATATCGCCAAAGAAGAAATAGATATTAATTTTGTATTTGTTGGTGATGGGCCAATGGAAGAAGAGATCAAAGAATTAGGTAAGAAGCAGTCAAATATTTTTGCTGTTGGTAGAAAGTCGCCAGAAGAAGTACCACCATATTATGGCTCTGCCGATGCTGTAGCTTTGCCATCACAGTATGAAGAAGGTTTTGCAAGAGTTGTATTAGAAACATTTTCATCTGGTCGTCCGTTAATTTCATCGAATAGAGGTTGTTTGCCATTTATGATAACACCTGAAGTTGGGTTTTTGATTGATCCATCATTAGAAAATGTTAAAGAAAAAATATTATATTTAAAAAATAATAAAGAAGAATTAGACCGGTTGACTGCAAATTGTAGGCCATATGCTGAAGAAAGGTTTAGTGAACAGAATGGCGCTCATATTGAAAAAGCTTACTACGAATAA
- a CDS encoding B12-binding domain-containing radical SAM protein, whose translation MKISISFPPLESPKGVPLLTQNRQFQWFNSPTYIYPMIPAYAGTLLQSKGFEVFWDDGIAEELSYNDWLMRLIAEKPDVIAIETKTPVVKKHWQIIDEIKKSLPDSKIVLMGDHATARPLESFEKCLVDYVIVGGDFDFMLLGIANHLSKGASLTPGIYFKEERKVTNSGEYNLHENKLTNLPMIDRELTKWKLYSEKNGNFKHTPGSYMMSGRDCWWGRCTFCSWTTFFPGKSFRTRTAEQALDEVEHLVSLGVKEIMEDSGSLPIGDWLIDFCNGMIESGLNKKVVMSCNMRINGIDDIKIWHLMKKAGFRFVLFGLESANQVTLDKIDKNLKIEEIEPGLKICKEAGLEPHITAMIGYPWETKVDAQRTIDLAKKLFQGGLVDTLQATVVIPYPGTPLYKYCKENDLLRFKDYDRFDQREQVMKSELTTEDVKNFTQQLYKAWMSPQFIVRKLFSIRSMDDIKYLLTSAKKVFSHLADFKNRK comes from the coding sequence ATGAAAATTTCAATATCCTTTCCTCCATTAGAATCGCCCAAGGGCGTACCCTTACTGACTCAGAATCGGCAATTTCAATGGTTCAATAGTCCAACCTATATTTACCCAATGATTCCTGCGTATGCAGGAACTTTGTTACAGTCAAAGGGGTTTGAGGTTTTTTGGGATGATGGAATTGCTGAAGAGTTAAGTTATAATGACTGGCTAATGAGATTGATTGCTGAAAAGCCGGATGTGATTGCTATTGAAACCAAAACACCAGTTGTGAAAAAACATTGGCAAATAATTGATGAAATAAAAAAAAGCTTACCAGATTCAAAAATTGTTTTAATGGGAGACCATGCAACAGCTCGACCTTTGGAATCTTTTGAAAAATGCTTAGTTGATTATGTTATCGTTGGTGGTGATTTTGATTTTATGCTTCTTGGCATTGCTAATCATTTAAGTAAAGGTGCTTCACTAACGCCTGGTATTTATTTCAAAGAAGAAAGGAAAGTCACAAATAGTGGAGAATACAATTTACATGAGAATAAATTGACTAATTTACCAATGATTGATCGAGAATTAACCAAATGGAAACTTTATTCAGAAAAGAATGGTAATTTCAAACATACACCAGGTTCCTATATGATGAGTGGTCGAGATTGTTGGTGGGGAAGATGCACATTTTGTTCTTGGACTACTTTTTTCCCTGGTAAATCTTTTAGAACCAGAACCGCTGAGCAAGCTTTGGATGAAGTTGAACATTTAGTTTCTCTGGGTGTTAAAGAAATCATGGAGGATTCTGGCAGTTTACCAATTGGCGATTGGCTAATTGATTTTTGCAATGGTATGATAGAGAGTGGCTTAAATAAAAAGGTGGTCATGAGTTGCAATATGCGGATTAATGGAATTGATGATATAAAAATATGGCACTTAATGAAAAAAGCTGGTTTTAGATTTGTTTTATTCGGATTAGAATCTGCGAATCAAGTAACTTTAGATAAAATTGATAAAAATTTAAAAATAGAGGAAATTGAACCCGGCCTAAAAATTTGTAAAGAGGCCGGACTTGAACCTCATATTACGGCCATGATTGGATATCCATGGGAAACCAAGGTCGATGCTCAGCGTACTATCGATTTGGCCAAAAAACTATTTCAGGGCGGTCTTGTTGACACTCTTCAGGCCACAGTTGTAATTCCATATCCCGGCACACCACTTTATAAATACTGTAAGGAAAACGATCTACTTAGATTCAAAGATTACGATCGGTTTGATCAGCGTGAACAGGTCATGAAAAGCGAATTAACAACAGAGGATGTGAAAAACTTCACACAGCAACTATATAAAGCTTGGATGAGCCCTCAATTTATTGTTCGAAAGTTATTTTCAATAAGAAGTATGGATGATATTAAATATTTATTAACTTCAGCAAAAAAGGTGTTTAGTCATTTGGCTGATTTTAAAAATCGCAAATAA
- a CDS encoding glycosyltransferase yields the protein MIKYSFIVPVKKINEYIRESIPKILKINRDDYEIIIFPDESSSETWTKTKQVATGPGGPAMKRSLAIKEAQGEVLIFIDDDAYPNIDFLKKLDAEFADQEIVAVGGPAITPKHNSFQQKVSGAVFLSPLSGGCPERYVPIGEKRFVDDWPSVNLSVRKNVFEMVGGFDSNYWPGEDTLFCLELIKKTGKKILYLPEALVYHHRREGFWRHMKQVGAYGLHRGHFARKFPKTSRRFKYFLPSLFLVYIVVGLIVSLQIEWLLWPYIAGLFIYVLALIKAFFDIRKHEKRSVAFVALPYIFGTHIAYGSNFIKGLFKKQIKISLR from the coding sequence ATGATAAAATATAGCTTCATAGTTCCGGTTAAGAAAATCAATGAGTATATTAGGGAATCAATTCCAAAGATCCTTAAAATTAACCGCGATGATTATGAAATTATAATTTTCCCTGACGAATCCAGTTCAGAAACCTGGACAAAAACAAAGCAAGTAGCAACAGGCCCTGGAGGTCCAGCAATGAAACGAAGTTTGGCAATTAAAGAAGCTCAGGGAGAAGTTTTAATTTTTATTGATGATGATGCTTATCCAAACATTGATTTCCTTAAAAAGTTAGATGCTGAGTTTGCTGATCAGGAAATTGTTGCCGTAGGTGGTCCAGCGATTACACCTAAGCACAATAGTTTTCAACAAAAAGTTTCTGGCGCAGTTTTTTTAAGTCCTTTGTCTGGCGGGTGTCCGGAAAGATATGTGCCAATTGGTGAAAAAAGATTTGTTGACGATTGGCCAAGTGTTAATTTGTCAGTCAGAAAAAATGTCTTTGAAATGGTTGGTGGTTTTGATAGTAATTATTGGCCAGGAGAGGATACTCTGTTCTGTTTGGAGCTGATCAAAAAAACTGGTAAAAAAATACTGTATTTACCAGAAGCTTTAGTTTATCATCATCGTCGCGAAGGTTTTTGGCGACATATGAAACAGGTTGGCGCTTATGGTTTGCATAGAGGTCATTTTGCTCGAAAATTCCCTAAAACTTCAAGGAGGTTTAAGTATTTCTTACCAAGTTTATTTCTAGTTTATATTGTAGTTGGTTTGATAGTCAGTTTGCAAATTGAATGGCTACTATGGCCATATATTGCAGGTTTATTTATTTATGTACTAGCGTTAATTAAAGCTTTTTTTGATATTAGAAAGCATGAAAAAAGATCAGTAGCATTTGTGGCTTTGCCATATATTTTCGGAACCCATATTGCTTACGGAAGTAATTTTATAAAAGGTTTATTTAAAAAACAAATAAAAATCAGTTTACGATAA
- a CDS encoding UDP-glucose/GDP-mannose dehydrogenase family protein, translated as MKIIVIGTGYVGLVTGTCLADLGNIVTCIDIDENKIQDLKNGIIPIYEPGLEDLVKRNFESGRLKFHTNLKENIEQTEIIYIAVGTPSKENGEADLQYVEAVAHEIGKSINGYKIIINKSTVPIGTGNLISQIIKKYYAGEFDVISNPEFLREGSAIQDFIQPDRIVLGSDNGKQAIEKMKKIYEPLNCPIVITDLKSAEMIKYASNAFLATSISFINSIALICEKVGADVKKVSEGVRFDKRIGKQSFLHAGCGYGGSCFPKDVQALIKIGQVNNHNFTILNQVEEVNEEMKLILYGKLKNQISDLSQKTIGLWGLAFKPNTDDIRSAPAVSIIKKLIEHNVNIRAYDPVAVTNAKKIFPNIYYSSCPYDTAKECDALLIITDWNEFKQLDIRALRSIMKGDVIIDGRNIFEPEEMKDLGFNYFGIGR; from the coding sequence ATGAAAATTATTGTAATAGGGACAGGTTATGTTGGTTTAGTGACAGGTACATGCTTGGCAGATCTAGGAAATATTGTCACTTGTATTGATATTGATGAAAATAAAATTCAAGATTTGAAAAATGGAATTATTCCAATCTACGAACCAGGATTAGAAGATTTAGTAAAAAGAAATTTTGAGTCTGGTAGGTTAAAGTTTCATACAAATTTAAAGGAAAACATTGAACAAACAGAAATAATATATATTGCTGTTGGGACTCCATCAAAGGAAAATGGTGAAGCTGATTTACAATATGTAGAAGCAGTTGCTCATGAGATAGGTAAAAGTATAAATGGTTATAAAATCATTATCAATAAAAGTACAGTACCAATAGGAACAGGTAACCTAATTTCACAAATTATAAAAAAATACTATGCTGGAGAATTTGATGTAATTTCTAATCCAGAATTTCTGCGTGAAGGTTCAGCTATTCAAGACTTCATACAACCTGACAGAATTGTTTTGGGTAGTGATAATGGTAAGCAAGCAATTGAAAAAATGAAAAAAATATATGAGCCATTAAATTGTCCAATTGTTATCACAGATTTAAAAAGTGCAGAAATGATCAAGTATGCATCAAACGCTTTTTTGGCTACGAGTATTTCGTTTATAAATAGTATTGCGTTAATCTGTGAAAAAGTAGGTGCTGATGTAAAAAAAGTTTCAGAAGGTGTTCGATTTGACAAGAGAATTGGTAAACAATCATTTCTGCATGCTGGTTGTGGTTATGGTGGATCTTGTTTTCCAAAAGATGTACAAGCTTTGATTAAAATAGGGCAAGTAAACAATCACAACTTTACAATTCTAAATCAAGTCGAAGAAGTAAATGAAGAAATGAAATTAATTTTATACGGAAAGTTAAAAAATCAAATATCCGATTTATCACAAAAAACCATTGGACTTTGGGGATTGGCCTTCAAACCGAACACTGATGACATTAGATCTGCCCCAGCTGTGAGTATTATCAAAAAATTAATTGAACACAATGTTAATATCAGAGCTTATGATCCAGTAGCTGTAACTAATGCTAAAAAAATATTTCCTAATATTTATTATTCGAGCTGTCCGTATGATACAGCTAAAGAATGTGATGCACTTTTGATTATTACTGATTGGAATGAATTCAAACAACTTGATATTCGAGCTTTGCGTTCAATTATGAAGGGCGATGTAATAATTGATGGTCGAAATATTTTTGAGCCTGAAGAAATGAAAGATCTTGGATTTAATTATTTCGGTATAGGTAGATAA
- a CDS encoding SDR family oxidoreductase → MRKRILVTGGAGFVGSHLCRRLLSQGDDVICLDNLFTGGKDNVYKLMSHENFEFIRHDITNPIWLEVDQIYNLACPASPVHYQYNPIKTIKTCVSGAINMLGLAKRVNARILQASTSEVYGNPSVHPQTESYWGHVNPIGIRSCYDEGKRASECLFMDYHRQNKIDIRIIRIFNTYGPNMHPNDGRVVSNFIVQALQNQPMTIYGDGSQTRSFQYVDDLINGMILMMNNEQNFIGPVNLGNPVEFTIKQLAENVLRLLPGSTSQIIYKALPMDDPLQRKPDINLAKDKLNWEPNIQLEQGLINTIEYFKNIVTGI, encoded by the coding sequence ATGAGAAAAAGAATTTTGGTAACAGGGGGGGCTGGTTTTGTAGGATCACATCTTTGCAGGAGATTATTATCGCAAGGTGATGATGTCATTTGTTTGGATAATTTATTCACTGGTGGAAAAGACAACGTTTATAAGTTGATGAGTCATGAAAATTTTGAATTTATTCGTCATGATATTACCAATCCGATTTGGTTGGAGGTCGATCAAATTTACAATTTGGCTTGTCCCGCGTCACCGGTTCACTATCAATACAATCCAATCAAAACTATAAAAACTTGTGTTTCAGGGGCGATTAACATGCTCGGACTGGCTAAACGAGTAAATGCTCGAATTTTGCAAGCATCAACTTCAGAAGTTTATGGTAATCCAAGTGTGCATCCTCAAACAGAGTCATATTGGGGACATGTCAATCCAATTGGGATTCGATCTTGTTATGATGAGGGCAAGAGAGCTTCAGAATGCTTATTTATGGACTATCATAGGCAAAACAAGATAGATATTAGAATAATTAGGATTTTTAACACCTATGGTCCAAATATGCATCCAAATGATGGGCGAGTAGTCTCTAATTTTATTGTTCAAGCATTACAAAATCAACCAATGACAATTTACGGTGATGGTTCTCAAACAAGATCTTTTCAATACGTTGATGATCTAATTAATGGTATGATTTTAATGATGAACAATGAACAAAATTTTATTGGGCCTGTGAATTTAGGTAATCCTGTTGAATTTACTATAAAACAGTTGGCTGAAAATGTTTTAAGATTACTACCAGGCTCAACTAGCCAAATTATTTACAAAGCATTACCAATGGATGATCCACTTCAACGAAAGCCCGACATAAATTTAGCCAAAGATAAATTAAATTGGGAACCAAACATTCAGCTTGAACAAGGTTTAATAAACACTATTGAGTATTTTAAGAATATAGTTACAGGTATATGA
- a CDS encoding glycosyltransferase family 2 protein, with product MSDNKLISLIIPLYNEEANLEKLYFELTKVIQPLPFNFEFIFINDGSTDQSFNIVKKLSKSDNRIKYIEFSRNFGKELATSAGLKQSKGDCAIIVDADLQHPPALIPEFINKWQQNNDIVVGIREKNKGEGWIKQSGSFFFYKIMNLISETKILPRETDFRLIDRQVIDEFNKFNEKNRITRVLIDWLGFKREYVKFTANKRFAGKANYGFCKLMKLAFNSFITHSLFPLKLAGYLGVIITIFSSLVGMFMLVEMHFLHDPLEMHFSNMAQISILILFLMGVFLCSIGLIALYIGNIHQEVNNRPLYIIKKKNNFDTDL from the coding sequence ATGTCAGACAATAAATTAATTTCCTTAATAATTCCCCTTTATAATGAAGAAGCCAATTTGGAAAAGCTTTATTTTGAATTAACAAAAGTAATCCAACCATTGCCCTTCAATTTTGAATTTATTTTTATAAATGATGGTAGTACAGATCAATCATTTAATATTGTGAAAAAGCTATCAAAGTCAGATAATCGCATCAAATATATTGAATTTTCTAGAAATTTTGGAAAGGAATTGGCAACTTCCGCGGGGTTAAAACAGTCAAAAGGTGATTGCGCTATAATAGTCGATGCTGATTTACAACATCCACCTGCACTAATCCCTGAATTTATAAATAAATGGCAACAAAACAATGATATTGTGGTTGGTATTAGAGAAAAAAACAAGGGAGAAGGGTGGATTAAACAATCAGGATCATTTTTCTTTTACAAAATCATGAACTTAATAAGTGAAACGAAAATTCTTCCTAGAGAAACCGATTTTCGTTTGATTGATAGACAAGTAATAGATGAGTTTAATAAATTTAATGAAAAAAATAGGATAACTAGAGTTTTGATCGATTGGCTTGGATTCAAGAGAGAGTACGTCAAGTTTACGGCTAACAAAAGATTTGCAGGCAAGGCGAACTACGGATTTTGTAAGTTAATGAAGTTAGCTTTTAATTCTTTTATCACTCATAGTTTATTTCCCTTAAAACTAGCAGGTTATTTGGGCGTCATTATAACTATTTTTTCCTCTCTCGTTGGAATGTTTATGTTGGTTGAGATGCATTTTTTGCATGACCCTTTAGAAATGCACTTCTCTAATATGGCTCAAATATCTATTCTGATTTTATTTTTGATGGGTGTATTTCTGTGTAGTATCGGTCTAATTGCTTTGTATATTGGCAATATTCATCAAGAGGTTAACAACAGACCTTTATATATAATTAAGAAAAAAAATAATTTTGATACAGATTTATGA
- a CDS encoding oligosaccharide flippase family protein codes for MNPIALVKKSKLLSNSFIYFVGTMIASAGGFLFHLIMSRMLDVKTFGEFEALISLMYIVSVPAATLITMIVKYTADFKAENHPEKISQLFNSFTKVLIFWSFVIFILFISASPLIAGFLKLDSFWPVVILGVLFLASFPSAVNQGIMNGTENFFAMSWLGVVNVITKILFAISFVCLSFGLSGVIGGVSLAAVFGYLISLFPIRKYIRPRAGKLKDSKEMLIYLMPTFVVTLCLGLFYNADVLLVKYFLSPEEAGQYGAISIIGKVIFFITGVIATVVFPMISRAEKEGSERNLLKNTLFLVVLTSVCIILVYFFWPTLIIKVLVGSKYLGIAKYIGLFGIAMMMFSIVNLYSRYFLAVSKFKILYIFVVGLLLQISLLFFFHQTITQVIYAMLASMFVILVATYIYYRYELEKDQKSYVRQ; via the coding sequence ATGAATCCGATTGCGCTAGTCAAAAAAAGTAAATTGCTTAGCAATAGTTTTATATATTTTGTTGGTACTATGATAGCCAGTGCCGGAGGTTTTTTATTTCATTTGATTATGAGTCGGATGTTGGATGTCAAGACTTTTGGAGAGTTTGAAGCATTGATCTCGTTAATGTACATTGTTTCTGTTCCAGCGGCTACGTTGATTACCATGATCGTTAAATATACAGCTGACTTCAAAGCTGAGAATCATCCTGAAAAAATTTCTCAGTTATTTAATTCATTCACAAAAGTTTTAATATTTTGGAGTTTTGTCATATTTATCCTTTTTATATCAGCAAGTCCGCTAATTGCTGGATTCTTAAAATTGGATAGTTTTTGGCCGGTGGTTATTCTCGGAGTTTTATTTTTAGCTTCATTTCCGTCGGCGGTTAACCAAGGGATAATGAATGGTACGGAAAATTTTTTTGCAATGTCGTGGCTTGGCGTTGTAAACGTAATAACGAAGATTTTGTTTGCGATTTCCTTTGTTTGTTTGTCATTTGGATTAAGCGGTGTGATTGGTGGTGTTAGTCTGGCAGCGGTTTTTGGGTATTTAATCAGCTTATTTCCGATCCGTAAATATATCAGGCCCAGAGCCGGAAAATTGAAAGATTCCAAAGAAATGTTAATATACCTAATGCCGACGTTTGTAGTTACTTTGTGTTTAGGGTTATTTTATAATGCAGACGTATTATTAGTAAAATATTTTTTATCACCAGAGGAAGCTGGTCAATATGGAGCGATTTCAATTATCGGCAAGGTCATATTTTTTATTACAGGAGTAATAGCTACAGTCGTCTTTCCAATGATTTCTCGGGCCGAGAAAGAAGGAAGTGAGAGGAATTTGCTGAAAAATACTTTATTCTTGGTTGTTTTGACCTCAGTTTGTATAATTTTAGTGTATTTTTTCTGGCCAACCTTGATTATTAAAGTATTAGTTGGTTCAAAATATTTAGGAATCGCTAAATATATCGGTTTATTTGGAATCGCCATGATGATGTTTTCAATTGTCAATCTTTATTCTCGCTATTTTTTGGCAGTTTCAAAATTTAAAATTTTATATATATTTGTTGTAGGTTTATTACTACAAATTAGTTTGTTGTTTTTCTTTCATCAAACAATCACTCAGGTTATTTATGCTATGTTGGCTTCAATGTTTGTTATTTTAGTTGCTACTTATATTTATTATAGATACGAATTAGAGAAAGACCAAAAATCATATGTCAGACAATAA
- the mtnP gene encoding S-methyl-5'-thioadenosine phosphorylase produces MHKFGIIGGSGLDDPKLLENYQELEVETSFGKPSSKLTTGQIGQHEVVIIARHGKGHTIMPTKVPYRANIMALKDQGCTHILATTACGSLREQIKPGDFVFVDQFIDFTKHRNLTFHEDTVVHTPMAEPFNLELRQKLIKIAHNLGYSFYEKGTMVTIEGPRFSTKAESHMFRALGADVINMSTVPEVILANELGIPYESIAMSTDYDCWKEGEEPVTLEMVFATMRENADRVKKLIIEFIKNS; encoded by the coding sequence ATGCATAAATTTGGAATCATTGGGGGAAGTGGTCTTGACGACCCGAAGTTGCTAGAAAATTATCAAGAACTTGAGGTTGAAACATCGTTTGGTAAACCTTCAAGTAAATTAACAACTGGTCAAATTGGGCAGCATGAGGTTGTGATTATTGCTCGACATGGCAAAGGTCATACGATCATGCCAACCAAAGTTCCATACAGGGCGAATATTATGGCTTTGAAGGATCAAGGTTGTACACATATTTTAGCAACAACAGCATGTGGTTCACTTCGTGAGCAAATTAAACCTGGGGATTTTGTTTTTGTTGATCAATTTATTGACTTTACAAAACATCGCAATTTAACATTTCATGAAGACACAGTAGTTCATACGCCAATGGCAGAACCATTTAATTTAGAATTAAGACAAAAATTAATTAAAATAGCACATAACCTGGGTTATTCGTTTTACGAAAAGGGGACTATGGTCACAATTGAGGGCCCAAGGTTTTCAACAAAAGCTGAAAGTCATATGTTTAGAGCCTTAGGGGCTGATGTAATTAATATGAGTACTGTGCCAGAAGTAATTTTAGCTAATGAACTTGGAATTCCATATGAGTCAATTGCTATGTCAACAGATTATGATTGCTGGAAAGAGGGTGAAGAGCCCGTTACGCTAGAAATGGTTTTTGCCACAATGAGGGAAAATGCTGATAGGGTGAAGAAATTAATAATTGAATTTATTAAAAATAGTTAA